A genomic window from Sulfurimonas paralvinellae includes:
- a CDS encoding N-acetyltransferase translates to MKIEFVKATLSDIPRMQELVLPEVQSGVILERNDDEVATNIRSYTLALINNELVGFCALHVHTADLGEIRSLIIKEGFRGKKIGEKLINKVLEEAASLGLKRVLSLTYKQSFFERLGFVEIPKESLPEHKIWADCIKCKHFPICNEVSLIKNL, encoded by the coding sequence ATGAAGATTGAATTTGTAAAAGCGACATTGTCCGATATTCCAAGAATGCAGGAGTTGGTTCTTCCTGAAGTGCAAAGCGGTGTTATTTTAGAGCGTAATGATGATGAAGTGGCAACAAATATACGTTCGTATACTTTGGCACTTATTAATAACGAACTTGTCGGATTCTGTGCACTGCATGTACACACTGCCGATCTTGGAGAGATTCGTTCTTTAATCATAAAAGAAGGATTTCGTGGTAAAAAAATAGGAGAAAAACTAATAAATAAAGTTTTAGAAGAAGCTGCATCACTGGGACTCAAACGAGTTCTCAGTCTCACATATAAACAATCCTTCTTCGAGCGATTGGGCTTTGTAGAAATACCAAAAGAGTCACTCCCGGAACATAAGATCTGGGCTGATTGTATCAAATGTAAACATTTTCCGATATGCAACGAAGTATCTCTGATCAAAAACCTATAG